The proteins below are encoded in one region of Leucoraja erinacea ecotype New England chromosome 26, Leri_hhj_1, whole genome shotgun sequence:
- the pou3f1 gene encoding POU domain, class 3, transcription factor 1, translating to MATTASAHYIPRNNSLHSNSLVHPDSDRMHPGTTYREVQKMVQNDYLHGLASNGHPITHSHQWLSSVTDGAPWVTASHLGQPDPVKATVQTARDDLGNSLHHRTHHMVHQQTHGNHPGGGWGTAAAHHIPGMPPSTNGHQPLIYSQPGFTSLNSMLSPQTQSLHHGMTDALHEDPGGHDNHQQHPPQHHQDHSDEDAPTSDDLEHFAKQFKQRRIKLGFTQADVGLALGTLYGNVFSQTTICRFEALQLSFKNMCKLKPLLNKWLEETDSTSGSPTSIDKIAAQGRKRKKRTSIEIGVKGALENHFLKCPKPSAHEITSLADSLQLEKEVVRVWFCNRRQKEKRMTPAGIPGHPGMEDVYSQRDTPPLHHTLQSPVQ from the coding sequence ATGGCCACCACAGCTTCGGCTCATTACATTCCGAGGAATAACTCGCTCCACTCTAACTCTTTGGTGCATCCGGACTCTGACAGGATGCATCCAGGAACTACCTATAGAGAAGTTCAGAAAATGGTGCAAAATGACTACTTGCATGGGCTGGCCAGCAATGGGCATCCCATTACGCACAGCCACCAGTGGCTGTCTTCTGTCACTGACGGGGCACCTTGGGTCACCGCTTCTCACCTCGGACAGCCAGACCCAGTAAAGGCCACTGTGCAGACAGCCAGGGATGACCTTGGAAACAGCCTTCATCACCGGACACATCATATGGTCCATCAACAGACTCATGGCAACCACCCTGGCGGCGGCTGGGGAACGGCGGCGGCGCATCACATCCCGGGGATGCCACCATCCACTAACGGCCACCAACCGCTCATCTACTCGCAGCCGGGGTTCACCAGCCTCAATAGCATGCTGAGCCCACAAACCCAGTCTCTCCACCATGGGATGACGGATGCACTCCACGAGGATCCAGGTGGCCATGACAACCACCAGCAGCATCCTCCGCAACATCACCAGGACCACTCGGATGAAGATGCGCCCACGTCAGATGACTTGGAGCACTTTGCAAAGCAGTTCAAACAAAGGAGGATCAAGCTCGGCTTCACCCAGGCGGACGTGGGCCTGGCCCTGGGCACACTGTACGGCAACGTTTTCTCCCAGACCACCATCTGCAGGTTTGAAGCCTTGCAACTCAGCTTCAAGAACATGTGCAAACTGAAGCCCCTGTTGAACAAATGGCTGGAGGAGACTGACTCCACCTCGGGGAGTCCCACCAGCATAGACAAGATCGCTGCCCaggggaggaagagaaagaagCGGACGTCCATTGAGATAGGAGTGAAGGGGGCGTTGGAGAATCACTTCTTAAAGTGCCCCAAGCCATCGGCTCATGAGATCACCAGCTTGGCTGACAGTCTGCAGTTAGAGAAAGAAGTGGTCAGAGTTTGGTTTTGTAACAGAAGACAAAAAGAAAAGCGGATGACCCCAGCCGGGATCCCCGGGCACCCAGGGATGGAGGATGTATATTCACAAAGGGACACTCCGCCGCTTCATCACACACTGCAGTCCCCTGTTCAATGA